A region of Sphingobium baderi DNA encodes the following proteins:
- a CDS encoding GH36-type glycosyl hydrolase domain-containing protein, with protein sequence MADYEERDPLAGAAEEVADRHRLTGLLGKSVPLPAWAHLEEMKTWLRQARQAAAKADKRAGAAAEWLLDNDYQIQRAILQIREDLPGEFYAKLPAISGDGLGRPRVHQLAHALLQASHLQVSLNGAVLFVEQYQKKMPLSIAETWAFPTMLRIVCLELLIGGFSHLFPEVEPPFEIVETPDTAMVGFDDTECVARAIANLGVIATIQWNDFFDRTSQVEAILRRDPAGVYPHMDFDTRDRYRHAVEQLADQSGLPEWDVAERALRQCYSSDEAPSGHVGFWLIDIGRPAFADAIDPRPWTPGSILRRALRYPGLLYAAALLLAGLAGFALPAAYLVSTGATAGSWLLGIALTLLPASILSITFVNWLVTHIVRPNVLPKLDFKDGIPESSATAVVMPVLVARLSDIAPLLRRLEAHRLSNPDAALEFVLLSDFADASQESVSVDADIVRALTSGIEELNARFANAKGHGPFHLLHRPRRFNAAQGCWMGWERKRGKLEQFNAFILNGDASPFNVTVGSIERLRRCRFVMTADADTRLSAGIVRRLVGTLSHPLNRAHFNAATGAVERGYTVLQPRVELAPEATGQSLFSRLYGGDTTIDIYSRAVSDVYQDLLGTGVYVGKGLYDVAAFHRSLEGRVPENTLLSHDLFEGLHGRAALVSDAIVYESFPTSYLDFTWRWHRWVRGDWQILPWLFPFVPGGDGRWLRNRLGWFDRLKIFDNLRRSIIPASIVALLVGGWFLLHGQPWVWTLLAVIAPGAYLFTDLVTGLAQGRRRGVMQNLLRRLADHAGRWFLAIVFLVSDAMIALHAIAITLWRLHSGQRKLEWTSAAHMATRNAARHPRLAAWRDMAASPVFALIIGAGLFLAAPASLPVAAPLLLLWFIAPEIAIRISRPIEPAKDTLSENDRKFLRLMARRTWLFFETFVRPEDNWLPPDNYQEPPDEEIAHRTSPTNIGMMMVSVLTAWRLGHIGLNEVATRLHNTLDTLDRLDRYRGHILNWYETRTLAALEPRYVSTVDSGNLAVSLITVARALQEARSLPPVATDLWRGFDDNIELLAEAIATIDLEAASAAGSILEAMRETARRIEEGRQDWAERIDDLLSIDLPRLREQITLMAESVGEDEIASLRNVQAWLERLEHHLSGMRRDLRLFSPWWETLAAHPAECSNVAAKVADLLANDRLPSTHAGAAAAIGVLNAARDQLPAESRQWAHDLQAAIEEGQAARQALHDRLDDLSSRANAAAHAMDFSFLFDAGSRLFHIGYNVSADRIDPHHYDLLASEARLASFFAIAKGDIEPLHWFHLGRPITKQHAGLALISWNGSMFEYLMPNIFLQSDPQTLLGMSDRTAIAIQIAFGRSHDMPWGISESSFASMGEDRVYRYHAFGVPALGLQRGLGRDLVISPYATALALTIRPALATRNLQTLADLGLIGRYGFFEAVDFTPERAPDGERFAVVRSYMAHHHGMSLAALGNALCDDMLVRWFHTDPHIRTVDLLLNERIPWELPPEIARLEVREPQPEPDELIPGLYGWAPTRRRGEHAWQILGNGRLSSRIRTDGAGGLSWNQHALTRGDAGFWIYLHDRDADVTWSATGGPFSRPEDAPEVIFQAHQVEFHQRAHGLSVTTTINVANADDLEIRRVALVNDSDKPRTIEVTGYAQIVLAPAQDAARHPAFSKLFVGAEALPGNDGLLFTRRPRSSAERPPVLLTRVIGDEDGVTLLGLEADRSAFIGRYGCPRRPALLTGELPGGPLGWTLDPICAIRMTVELPPRARREFAFVTIAAGSRQSALELAERFTTLPSLDWAVSDTASAAAREMHKLGLQPHIVPQAQALLSTLLTRAAEPGSAGARTFRRGDLWALGISGDHPILMLRSGTAEQQDLLRQLLSFHKLMRQRGMPIDLVVTHEGTSGYIEPVRERLLEVLKDAGLQDRLGTHAGIHLVGIGPSDGERAALLDQVARLILDEAGGSLVDQLARYDQPPHPGPLFAPVGANSGTIMTAPVPRPADLQFDNGWGGFDPDTGDYTIYLEPGAPTPAPWANVLANDGFGTIVTEGGLGFTWAINSGENRLTPWFNDPVEDPQGERLYLRDEENARLWTPTPLPAGGDTACRIDHGPDRTSWHRHSEGLEQELSVIVPTHDTVKLVRLRLRNQLPRPRRITATYYAEWLMGAVQGEQAPLRRSFYDPISHAILGQNPWTDEFADRISFLASTLPVHTLTTSRYDFHGDDADPTSPLGLLNWDLGHRQHAAGDDCCAALQVHLDIPAEGTAEVCFVLGQGDDLDHARDLVRRWQDPSAFETAARECAGFWKDRLDAVQVKTPDPAFDLMVNRWLPHQSLSARIRARAGFYQASGAFGFRDQLQDVLAQIHADPNATRQHILAAAAHQFEEGDVLHWWHPPLDRGVRTRCSDDLVWLPYAVAHYVEATGDKTILSELVPFLRAPPLTAEETDRYARFEVSDYTQSLFVHCERALSHAYRLGSHGLPLIGAGDWNDGMDRVGNRGHGESIWLAWFLIATIRNFTRHCVDADRNEFRDHWNGRAETLAAAVERSGWDGEWYLRAFDDDGRPWGASEEQECRIDSIAQSWSVLSGAGKVERTRSALASARRYLVRDDDSLVRLLDPPFDRTPREPGYIKAYPPGIRENGGQYTHAASWLALAFARTGDGDGAKALFDRINPIQHAATARSAAHYRTEPYVVAADIAGMEPHLGRGGWTWYTGAAAWTWRLAVEEILGVRLVGGELQVRPVLPRDWESVELTLRRGRGSIHVTIETDDTLESEEPVIEVEGTLWDARGIPFPENDHTRIVVVRVAQRA encoded by the coding sequence ATGGCCGATTATGAGGAGCGCGATCCGCTCGCCGGGGCGGCGGAGGAGGTCGCCGACCGTCATCGCCTGACAGGACTGCTCGGCAAGTCGGTGCCGCTGCCCGCATGGGCGCATCTCGAGGAGATGAAGACCTGGCTGAGGCAGGCCCGACAGGCGGCCGCCAAGGCCGACAAGCGCGCAGGCGCCGCGGCTGAATGGCTGCTCGACAACGATTATCAGATACAACGCGCCATCCTGCAGATCCGCGAGGATCTTCCCGGAGAGTTCTACGCGAAACTTCCGGCGATCTCCGGGGACGGGCTCGGTCGCCCTCGCGTGCATCAGCTTGCCCATGCCTTGCTGCAGGCTTCTCACCTGCAGGTCTCGCTGAATGGCGCGGTGCTGTTCGTAGAGCAATATCAAAAGAAGATGCCGCTCAGCATCGCCGAGACCTGGGCCTTCCCGACCATGCTGCGCATAGTCTGCCTGGAATTGCTCATCGGAGGTTTCAGCCACCTCTTCCCGGAGGTCGAGCCGCCCTTTGAGATCGTCGAGACGCCCGACACGGCGATGGTTGGTTTTGACGATACGGAATGCGTCGCGCGCGCAATCGCGAACCTTGGCGTGATCGCGACGATTCAATGGAACGACTTCTTCGATCGAACGAGCCAGGTCGAAGCCATCCTCCGGCGCGACCCGGCAGGCGTCTATCCACATATGGACTTCGATACGCGCGATCGATATCGCCATGCGGTCGAGCAGCTTGCCGACCAGTCGGGACTCCCGGAATGGGATGTCGCCGAGCGTGCCTTGCGCCAGTGCTATAGCAGCGACGAAGCGCCATCGGGCCATGTAGGCTTCTGGCTCATCGATATCGGACGGCCTGCCTTTGCCGACGCGATCGATCCTCGTCCATGGACGCCGGGCTCGATATTGCGACGCGCGCTGCGTTATCCAGGCCTGCTTTATGCAGCCGCCTTGCTGCTCGCGGGCCTTGCGGGCTTTGCTCTACCCGCAGCCTATCTGGTTTCCACCGGCGCCACCGCCGGATCCTGGCTTCTAGGGATCGCGCTCACCCTGCTACCCGCATCGATCCTGAGCATCACCTTCGTCAATTGGCTCGTGACCCACATCGTTCGGCCGAACGTACTCCCCAAGCTCGATTTCAAGGACGGCATCCCCGAAAGTTCGGCGACGGCAGTCGTGATGCCTGTCTTGGTCGCGCGATTGTCGGATATCGCGCCGCTGCTTCGGCGCCTGGAGGCACACCGCCTTTCCAATCCCGATGCCGCGCTCGAATTCGTGCTGCTCAGCGATTTCGCCGATGCGTCACAGGAAAGTGTCTCGGTCGATGCCGATATCGTTCGCGCGCTGACCAGCGGGATCGAGGAACTCAACGCGCGCTTTGCCAATGCCAAGGGACATGGGCCGTTCCATTTGCTGCATCGGCCACGACGGTTCAACGCGGCCCAGGGCTGCTGGATGGGCTGGGAGCGAAAGCGCGGAAAGCTTGAGCAGTTCAACGCCTTCATCCTGAACGGAGATGCGTCCCCCTTCAATGTGACCGTCGGTAGCATCGAACGGTTGCGGCGATGCCGTTTCGTGATGACGGCCGATGCCGATACCAGGTTGTCGGCCGGCATCGTCCGGCGACTGGTGGGGACGCTATCTCATCCCCTTAACCGCGCCCACTTCAACGCTGCGACCGGCGCGGTCGAACGAGGATATACGGTTCTTCAGCCGCGCGTTGAGCTGGCGCCGGAAGCGACCGGCCAATCCTTGTTTTCGCGCCTCTATGGCGGTGACACGACCATCGATATCTATTCGCGCGCCGTATCCGACGTCTATCAGGATCTGCTCGGCACAGGCGTCTACGTGGGCAAGGGCCTCTATGATGTGGCGGCCTTTCATCGGAGCCTCGAAGGGCGCGTTCCCGAGAATACACTTCTCAGCCATGACCTGTTCGAAGGACTGCACGGGCGAGCGGCGCTGGTCAGCGATGCGATCGTTTATGAGAGCTTCCCGACCAGCTATCTCGACTTCACCTGGCGCTGGCACAGATGGGTCCGTGGGGACTGGCAGATCCTGCCATGGCTCTTTCCCTTCGTGCCCGGCGGCGATGGCCGATGGCTGCGCAACCGGCTCGGCTGGTTCGATCGGCTGAAGATATTCGACAATTTGCGGCGCAGCATAATTCCAGCGAGTATTGTGGCGCTGCTGGTGGGTGGATGGTTTCTTCTCCATGGGCAGCCCTGGGTCTGGACCTTGCTTGCCGTCATCGCGCCCGGTGCATATCTCTTTACGGACCTCGTGACCGGCCTCGCGCAGGGCCGCCGCCGCGGCGTCATGCAGAACCTGCTGCGACGTCTGGCGGATCACGCGGGTCGCTGGTTTCTCGCTATCGTCTTTCTCGTCAGTGACGCGATGATAGCGCTGCATGCCATTGCCATCACCCTATGGCGTCTCCATTCGGGCCAAAGAAAGCTCGAATGGACGTCGGCCGCCCACATGGCGACGCGCAACGCGGCGCGACATCCGCGACTGGCGGCATGGCGTGACATGGCCGCCTCTCCGGTGTTCGCGCTGATCATCGGCGCGGGTCTGTTCCTTGCGGCGCCCGCTTCCCTGCCTGTCGCGGCTCCCCTGCTGCTGCTCTGGTTCATTGCGCCTGAGATCGCGATCCGGATCAGCCGTCCGATTGAGCCGGCAAAGGACACGCTGTCCGAAAACGATCGAAAGTTCCTGAGACTGATGGCGCGGCGCACCTGGCTCTTTTTCGAGACCTTTGTGCGCCCCGAGGACAACTGGCTGCCACCCGATAACTATCAGGAGCCGCCCGACGAGGAAATCGCGCACCGAACCTCGCCGACCAACATCGGAATGATGATGGTATCGGTCCTCACTGCCTGGCGCCTCGGACATATCGGCCTCAACGAGGTTGCGACACGGCTTCACAACACGCTCGATACGTTGGATCGCCTGGACCGCTACCGCGGCCATATTCTCAACTGGTACGAGACGAGAACGCTCGCGGCCCTGGAGCCCCGATATGTTTCGACCGTCGACAGCGGAAATCTCGCGGTCAGTCTGATCACCGTCGCGCGAGCCCTTCAGGAAGCCAGAAGCTTGCCACCGGTCGCCACGGATTTGTGGCGAGGGTTTGACGACAATATCGAGTTGCTCGCCGAAGCGATTGCGACGATCGACCTCGAAGCGGCCTCCGCCGCCGGCTCGATCCTTGAGGCTATGCGGGAAACCGCCCGCAGGATTGAGGAAGGGAGGCAAGACTGGGCCGAGAGGATCGACGATCTCCTGTCGATCGATCTTCCTCGCCTGCGCGAGCAGATTACCCTGATGGCCGAAAGCGTCGGCGAGGATGAAATCGCCTCCCTGCGGAATGTCCAAGCCTGGCTGGAGCGGCTCGAACATCATCTGTCCGGCATGCGGCGAGACCTTCGGCTGTTCTCGCCCTGGTGGGAGACGCTCGCGGCGCATCCGGCAGAGTGTTCGAACGTCGCGGCAAAAGTCGCCGACCTGTTGGCGAACGACCGGCTGCCGTCCACGCACGCGGGCGCCGCGGCAGCAATTGGCGTCCTCAATGCGGCGAGAGACCAGCTACCGGCGGAAAGCCGGCAATGGGCGCACGATCTCCAGGCGGCGATCGAGGAAGGCCAGGCGGCCCGGCAAGCGCTTCATGACCGCCTCGATGACCTCTCCAGTCGCGCTAACGCCGCCGCGCACGCCATGGACTTCTCGTTCCTGTTCGATGCCGGCAGCCGGCTCTTTCATATCGGCTACAATGTGAGCGCCGATCGAATAGATCCGCACCACTACGATCTGCTCGCCAGCGAAGCACGCCTCGCCAGCTTTTTCGCCATCGCGAAGGGCGACATAGAGCCTCTGCACTGGTTCCATCTCGGGCGGCCCATCACCAAGCAGCACGCAGGCCTGGCGTTGATATCGTGGAACGGCTCGATGTTCGAATATCTGATGCCGAACATCTTCCTGCAGAGCGATCCCCAAACCCTGCTCGGAATGAGTGACCGGACCGCGATTGCTATCCAGATCGCATTCGGGCGGTCACATGATATGCCTTGGGGTATTTCGGAGTCGTCCTTCGCATCGATGGGCGAGGACCGCGTCTACCGATATCACGCATTCGGCGTCCCTGCGCTCGGCCTCCAGCGAGGTCTGGGGCGCGATCTGGTTATCAGCCCCTATGCGACGGCGCTGGCGCTGACGATCCGGCCCGCGCTGGCGACGCGCAACCTTCAAACTCTGGCGGATCTTGGCCTCATCGGCCGATACGGATTTTTCGAAGCGGTCGACTTCACGCCCGAGCGGGCGCCTGACGGTGAACGCTTTGCCGTCGTGCGCTCCTACATGGCTCATCATCATGGCATGAGCCTTGCCGCGCTCGGAAACGCGTTGTGCGATGACATGCTCGTGCGCTGGTTCCACACCGATCCTCATATCCGCACCGTCGACCTGCTCCTTAACGAAAGGATTCCATGGGAGCTGCCGCCCGAGATCGCGCGGCTTGAGGTTCGTGAGCCACAGCCGGAACCCGACGAACTGATTCCGGGCCTTTACGGCTGGGCACCCACTCGGCGCCGTGGGGAGCACGCGTGGCAGATTCTCGGCAATGGCCGGCTTTCGAGCCGCATTCGGACAGACGGTGCAGGTGGGCTGAGCTGGAACCAGCATGCCCTGACCCGTGGGGACGCAGGTTTCTGGATCTATCTGCACGACCGGGATGCAGATGTTACCTGGTCGGCAACGGGCGGCCCCTTTTCTCGACCCGAAGACGCGCCGGAGGTGATCTTCCAAGCGCATCAGGTGGAGTTCCACCAGCGCGCCCACGGCTTGTCGGTCACGACAACGATCAATGTCGCCAATGCCGACGACCTGGAGATCCGGCGTGTCGCTCTTGTCAATGATAGCGATAAGCCCCGGACCATCGAAGTCACGGGCTACGCGCAGATCGTTCTGGCTCCGGCCCAGGACGCGGCGCGCCACCCTGCCTTCAGCAAGCTGTTCGTGGGGGCGGAAGCCTTGCCTGGCAATGACGGCCTGCTTTTCACGCGGCGGCCGCGCAGTTCGGCGGAACGTCCGCCCGTCCTGCTGACCCGTGTGATCGGGGATGAAGATGGCGTTACCCTGCTCGGTCTCGAAGCCGATCGCAGCGCTTTCATCGGACGATATGGGTGCCCCAGGCGGCCCGCATTGTTGACCGGGGAACTGCCTGGTGGCCCGCTCGGCTGGACGCTTGATCCGATCTGCGCGATCAGGATGACGGTGGAACTGCCTCCGCGCGCGCGACGTGAATTCGCCTTCGTCACCATTGCGGCTGGATCCCGGCAATCGGCCCTCGAACTTGCCGAGCGCTTTACCACCCTGCCGTCACTCGACTGGGCTGTGAGCGATACGGCAAGTGCGGCGGCGCGCGAGATGCACAAGCTGGGCCTGCAGCCGCACATCGTGCCGCAGGCGCAGGCGTTGCTGTCCACTCTTCTCACCAGAGCGGCAGAGCCGGGATCGGCCGGCGCGCGCACATTTCGGCGCGGGGACCTTTGGGCGCTCGGGATATCGGGCGACCATCCTATTTTGATGCTGCGTTCCGGAACCGCGGAGCAGCAGGACCTGCTTCGACAGCTTCTCTCCTTCCACAAGCTCATGCGGCAGCGTGGTATGCCGATCGACCTGGTGGTGACGCATGAAGGAACGTCGGGCTATATCGAGCCCGTCCGCGAGCGTCTTCTGGAAGTGCTGAAGGATGCCGGGCTACAGGATCGCCTTGGCACCCATGCCGGGATACACCTCGTCGGCATCGGTCCATCCGATGGCGAGCGGGCGGCGCTTCTCGATCAGGTTGCCCGCCTCATCCTTGACGAAGCCGGCGGCAGCCTAGTCGACCAGCTTGCGCGATACGACCAGCCGCCGCATCCGGGCCCGCTGTTCGCGCCGGTCGGGGCGAACTCCGGTACAATCATGACGGCGCCCGTACCGCGCCCGGCTGATCTGCAATTCGATAATGGGTGGGGAGGCTTCGATCCGGATACGGGCGACTATACTATCTATCTGGAACCCGGTGCGCCGACCCCTGCGCCCTGGGCCAACGTCCTCGCCAACGACGGCTTCGGGACGATCGTGACCGAGGGCGGTCTGGGCTTCACCTGGGCGATAAACAGTGGTGAAAACCGTCTCACGCCGTGGTTCAACGACCCTGTCGAAGATCCTCAAGGCGAACGCCTTTATCTGCGCGATGAGGAAAACGCACGGCTCTGGACGCCGACGCCGCTTCCGGCCGGTGGAGACACGGCATGCCGCATCGATCACGGCCCCGACCGTACGTCCTGGCACCGGCATAGCGAAGGCCTTGAACAGGAGCTCTCCGTCATCGTGCCGACGCACGACACCGTGAAGCTTGTCCGGCTTCGCTTGCGTAATCAGTTGCCGCGTCCGCGCCGGATCACGGCTACCTACTATGCCGAATGGCTGATGGGCGCTGTGCAAGGAGAACAGGCGCCCCTGCGCCGCTCATTCTATGATCCGATCTCGCACGCGATTCTCGGCCAAAATCCCTGGACCGACGAATTTGCCGACCGCATCTCCTTTCTTGCTTCGACACTTCCGGTCCACACGCTCACCACCTCACGCTACGATTTTCACGGCGATGACGCCGACCCCACCAGTCCCCTCGGACTTCTGAACTGGGATCTTGGTCACCGGCAGCATGCTGCCGGTGACGACTGCTGCGCCGCCCTGCAGGTCCATCTTGATATCCCGGCTGAAGGAACCGCAGAAGTTTGCTTTGTGCTGGGGCAGGGCGACGACCTGGATCACGCGCGTGACCTTGTCCGTCGCTGGCAGGACCCATCGGCCTTCGAGACCGCGGCGCGGGAGTGTGCCGGTTTCTGGAAGGACAGGCTGGACGCGGTGCAGGTCAAGACGCCCGATCCCGCCTTTGACCTGATGGTCAACCGGTGGCTGCCGCACCAGTCGCTCAGCGCCCGCATCCGCGCTCGCGCGGGCTTTTATCAGGCGAGCGGCGCTTTCGGTTTTCGCGACCAGCTGCAGGATGTTCTGGCACAGATCCATGCCGATCCGAATGCAACACGGCAGCATATCCTTGCCGCGGCTGCCCATCAGTTCGAGGAAGGCGACGTGCTGCATTGGTGGCATCCGCCATTGGATCGCGGCGTCCGCACGCGCTGCTCGGACGATCTGGTCTGGCTACCGTACGCCGTTGCTCATTATGTTGAGGCGACCGGAGACAAAACCATCCTGAGCGAGCTGGTTCCTTTTCTGCGGGCGCCCCCGCTCACGGCCGAAGAAACCGATCGCTATGCGCGTTTCGAGGTGAGTGACTACACGCAATCCCTGTTCGTTCATTGCGAGCGCGCGCTTTCCCACGCCTACCGCCTCGGGTCTCATGGCCTCCCGCTGATTGGTGCAGGGGACTGGAATGACGGCATGGATCGCGTGGGCAACCGGGGGCATGGCGAAAGCATATGGCTCGCCTGGTTTCTCATCGCGACCATCCGAAATTTCACGCGTCATTGTGTGGATGCGGACCGGAACGAGTTCCGCGACCATTGGAACGGCCGCGCAGAGACGCTTGCGGCCGCGGTGGAACGGTCGGGGTGGGATGGCGAATGGTATTTGCGCGCATTCGACGACGACGGCCGTCCATGGGGCGCGTCGGAAGAACAGGAATGCCGCATCGATTCCATCGCGCAGTCGTGGTCCGTATTGTCGGGTGCCGGCAAGGTCGAGCGTACCCGATCGGCGCTCGCTTCGGCCAGACGATATCTGGTTCGGGATGACGACAGTCTCGTGCGTCTGCTGGATCCGCCCTTTGACCGCACGCCGCGTGAGCCGGGTTATATCAAGGCCTATCCGCCGGGAATTCGCGAGAATGGAGGCCAGTATACCCACGCGGCAAGCTGGCTCGCGCTCGCGTTCGCGCGCACGGGGGATGGTGATGGGGCCAAGGCGCTCTTCGACCGAATCAATCCTATTCAGCATGCCGCGACGGCTCGCAGCGCCGCCCATTATCGAACCGAGCCTTATGTCGTGGCGGCTGACATTGCCGGCATGGAGCCCCACCTCGGCCGAGGTGGCTGGACCTGGTACACGGGTGCCGCAGCCTGGACATGGCGGTTGGCGGTAGAGGAGATTCTTGGCGTTCGGCTCGTGGGCGGCGAACTTCAGGTGCGCCCCGTCTTGCCCAGGGACTGGGAGAGCGTCGAATTGACCCTGCGGCGAGGCCGTGGGTCTATTCATGTGACGATCGAGACGGATGATACTCTGGAGAGCGAAGAACCGGTAATCGAGGTTGAAGGGACGCTCTGGGACGCACGCGGAATCCCGTTCCCCGAGAACGATCATACGCGGATAGTCGTCGTGCGGGTTGCGCAGCGAGCCTGA
- a CDS encoding universal stress protein — MSAVSAFPSFSQPRMSAKTSGVVACIDCTDRNAWIYPHALALASTLDVPVTLLQVLDRDASPDARPDPIECNLRRREAMRVLDRCAATIEPSSSQTTIELAEGPAAEEICRYVRECDEGMVVLGRRGRKEAGRDGVGGTVHKVLSQAPGPVLLVPVEAPVPGSAYRRIVVPLDGSRWAESVLPLAVRLAKAADAELLLVHVVPTPEMIQARPLETEDETLRENLIERNEQAARSYLDRTRSNLSAMGLRARAIVIRGGDVRDTLCALIDREAADLAVMSARGHGHQHVRDVPYGTVASYLMAHCSVPMLVLPSASRKAQMTSPAASQSVRLPTAIQV, encoded by the coding sequence ATGTCTGCCGTATCTGCCTTTCCATCCTTCTCCCAGCCCCGAATGTCCGCGAAGACATCCGGCGTCGTCGCGTGCATCGATTGCACCGATCGCAACGCGTGGATCTATCCACACGCTCTTGCTCTGGCTTCAACGCTCGACGTTCCGGTAACGCTGCTTCAGGTCTTGGACAGAGACGCGTCGCCCGACGCACGGCCTGACCCCATCGAGTGCAATCTTCGTCGCCGCGAGGCCATGCGGGTGCTCGATCGTTGTGCTGCGACGATCGAACCGTCCTCATCTCAAACGACCATTGAGCTCGCAGAAGGACCGGCGGCGGAGGAAATCTGCCGGTACGTGCGGGAGTGTGACGAAGGGATGGTCGTGCTGGGCAGGCGCGGACGAAAGGAAGCCGGCCGCGACGGCGTCGGGGGCACAGTCCACAAGGTGCTGTCCCAGGCACCAGGCCCTGTCCTGCTTGTTCCGGTGGAAGCGCCCGTCCCGGGTTCGGCCTATCGACGGATCGTGGTGCCGCTCGATGGCTCGCGCTGGGCCGAAAGCGTGCTGCCCCTTGCGGTGCGCCTCGCGAAGGCAGCCGACGCTGAGCTGCTGCTCGTTCATGTCGTCCCCACGCCCGAAATGATCCAGGCGCGACCCCTGGAAACCGAAGACGAGACGCTGCGCGAAAACCTGATCGAACGCAACGAGCAGGCCGCGCGCAGCTATCTGGATCGGACCAGGTCCAATCTTTCGGCGATGGGCCTTCGCGCTCGCGCGATTGTCATCCGTGGCGGCGACGTTCGCGACACGCTTTGCGCGTTGATCGATCGCGAAGCGGCTGATCTCGCGGTGATGTCCGCACGCGGGCACGGGCATCAGCATGTCAGGGACGTCCCGTACGGAACGGTTGCCTCCTATCTGATGGCCCATTGCAGTGTCCCGATGCTCGTCCTGCCTTCGGCGAGTCGCAAGGCGCAAATGACTTCGCCTGCCGCCAGCCAGAGCGTGAGATTGCCAACGGCCATTCAGGTCTGA
- a CDS encoding TraR/DksA family transcriptional regulator: MTDTAAIEERLTERLSELRARLTRVNADLAEPLNADSSEQAVEVEDDAGLEAEASLIVREAASIDRALERIAKGTYGECVRCGSQIAPARLDARPEAALCIDCARAEQ; this comes from the coding sequence GTGACTGACACAGCCGCCATAGAAGAGCGCCTGACAGAGCGACTGTCGGAACTTCGCGCTCGGCTGACGCGAGTGAATGCGGATCTGGCTGAGCCCCTTAATGCGGACTCATCGGAACAGGCCGTCGAAGTCGAAGATGATGCGGGTCTGGAAGCCGAGGCAAGCTTGATCGTGCGGGAGGCCGCTTCGATCGATCGTGCCCTGGAGCGAATTGCGAAGGGCACCTATGGCGAATGCGTTCGTTGTGGGTCGCAGATTGCACCGGCTCGGCTGGATGCACGGCCGGAGGCAGCATTGTGCATCGATTGCGCGCGCGCCGAACAATGA